In Frederiksenia canicola, the sequence TTCACCAGAGAGATTTGTGTTAGTTGTGACTAACATGGTTATTTCACGTTGAAAAAGAGAGCTTCGTAGAGATCTAATTCTTAATTCTTTTTTCAGATTTTTCCGCTAAAATAGTGCCACTTTTTCAATAAAAATAGGATAAAAAATGCAATTTATTGGCAAAATTTTAGGGTTTATTTTAGGTTATAAATTGTTCGGTGGTTTTTTCGGTGGATTGCTGGGTTTAATTGTTGGCCACTGGGGAGATAAAAAACTGTATGAATTAGGTTCAGTTTCTTCTAGCCTTTTTGGTAAGGCGCTTACACGCCAATCCCTTTTCATGCAAACTACTTTTGCCGTGCTGGGGCATATCGCTAAAGCGAAAGGACGCGTAACCGAAAATGACATTCAGCTTGCTCGTAATTTAATGGCATCCATGAGATTAGATGACGCCCATCAACAGCTTGCTCAACAAGCCTTTACACTCGGTAAAGAAGCTGATTTTCCATTACGACAAGTGATCAAAGAATTTCGTGAGGCCTGCGGACAACGCAATGATTTACTACGTTTCTTTGTAGAAGTGCAGATGCAAGCCGCATTGCAAGACGGACACCTTGAACCAAGTGAACAGCAAATTCTATTTACTATCGCTGAAACAATTGGTATGTCTCGTTTTCAATTTGAACAAATGCTTGCCATGGTTGCCGCAGCACAACGTTTCCGCTCCGGTTATTATCAATATGGACAACACGGCAGTCATCAACAACGTGGGTCATATCAAGAGAAAAATTATGGTGGCTATCAAACACATTCGAACGGTCCAACCTTGGAAGATGCGTATAGTGTGCTTGGTGTAACGGCAGATGACGATCAAAATACGGTAAAAAGAGCATACCGCAAGCTGATGAATGAGCATCACCCTGACAAACTAGTAGCCAAAGGTTTACCGCCTGAAATGATGGAGGTTGCCAAAGAAAAAGCACAACAAATTCAAGCGGCTTACGACTTAATCAACAAAACAAAAGGATGGAAATAATGCAATCTTACTCGCAAAGTTCGCATATCGTGCCACTCTTTTTA encodes:
- the djlA gene encoding co-chaperone DjlA yields the protein MQFIGKILGFILGYKLFGGFFGGLLGLIVGHWGDKKLYELGSVSSSLFGKALTRQSLFMQTTFAVLGHIAKAKGRVTENDIQLARNLMASMRLDDAHQQLAQQAFTLGKEADFPLRQVIKEFREACGQRNDLLRFFVEVQMQAALQDGHLEPSEQQILFTIAETIGMSRFQFEQMLAMVAAAQRFRSGYYQYGQHGSHQQRGSYQEKNYGGYQTHSNGPTLEDAYSVLGVTADDDQNTVKRAYRKLMNEHHPDKLVAKGLPPEMMEVAKEKAQQIQAAYDLINKTKGWK